One segment of Micromonospora parathelypteridis DNA contains the following:
- a CDS encoding phosphatidylserine decarboxylase, translating to MTQSPAVRTTGRSGPVRIGERAARTLISELARINDPKAALLVGVGPESAVLAAAIEALLPGDRLTVVPAEPFGAAALREHVTAQGRWVADRVGVVDSLAEAEAAGVVIAGEVFSGTAEETRSGIEGLAKYLSDGAVLSVATIATPGRTTGAAAELARQDALYGVGADLVLRNNPPVRVYRLRFTPASPASADRLTPPHRPSSVPLTRGMHIDSNGVAAAGIALGLAALTRVARPSSKLWLLPALAAGPVAAFFRDPERDVPEDPTAVVASADGKVLSVQRLHDERFGDGEWLRVAVFLSVLDVHVNRAPVAGKVVDYFVADGGFVNAMKPDAEHNVAAYTVLDTARGTVVVAQRTGLIARRIVQRAPIGALLAKGERFGLIRFGSRTDVYLPAEAADPLVGPGDKVVGGSTVIARWR from the coding sequence ATGACCCAGTCCCCCGCCGTGCGTACCACCGGTCGGTCCGGTCCGGTCCGCATCGGCGAGCGAGCCGCCCGTACCCTCATCTCCGAGCTGGCCCGGATCAACGACCCCAAGGCCGCCCTGCTGGTCGGGGTGGGTCCGGAGTCCGCGGTGCTGGCCGCGGCGATCGAGGCGCTGCTCCCCGGTGACCGGCTCACCGTGGTGCCCGCCGAGCCGTTCGGCGCTGCCGCGCTCCGCGAGCACGTCACCGCCCAGGGCCGCTGGGTCGCCGACCGGGTGGGCGTCGTCGACTCACTGGCCGAGGCCGAGGCCGCCGGGGTCGTCATCGCCGGCGAGGTGTTCAGCGGCACCGCCGAGGAGACCCGCAGCGGCATCGAGGGTCTGGCGAAATACCTGTCCGACGGTGCGGTGCTGAGCGTGGCGACCATCGCCACGCCCGGCCGGACCACCGGCGCCGCCGCCGAGCTGGCTCGGCAGGACGCCCTCTACGGCGTCGGCGCCGACCTGGTGCTCCGCAACAACCCGCCGGTACGGGTCTACCGACTGCGCTTCACCCCGGCCAGCCCCGCCTCGGCCGACAGGTTGACCCCCCCGCACCGGCCGTCGAGCGTGCCGCTGACCCGCGGCATGCACATCGACTCCAACGGCGTGGCCGCCGCCGGCATCGCGCTGGGCCTCGCGGCACTGACCCGGGTGGCGCGTCCCTCGTCCAAGCTCTGGCTACTGCCAGCGCTGGCCGCCGGACCGGTCGCCGCGTTCTTCCGCGATCCGGAGCGGGACGTGCCGGAAGACCCGACCGCCGTCGTCGCCAGCGCGGACGGGAAGGTCCTGTCGGTGCAGCGACTGCACGACGAGCGTTTCGGCGACGGCGAGTGGCTGCGGGTCGCGGTCTTCCTCTCGGTGCTGGACGTGCACGTCAACCGTGCCCCGGTCGCCGGCAAGGTGGTGGACTACTTCGTCGCCGATGGCGGCTTCGTCAACGCCATGAAGCCGGACGCCGAGCACAACGTGGCGGCGTACACCGTCCTGGACACCGCTCGTGGCACCGTGGTGGTCGCGCAGCGTACCGGGCTGATCGCCCGCCGGATCGTCCAGCGCGCGCCGATCGGCGCGCTGCTGGCCAAGGGCGAGCGCTTCGGGTTGATCCGGTTCGGCTCACGGACCGACGTCTACCTCCCGGCCGAGGCCGCGGACCCGCTGGTCGGGCCGGGCGACAAGGTGGTCGGCGGGTCCACGGTCATCGCCCGCTGGCGCTGA
- a CDS encoding NUDIX hydrolase produces the protein MTTLLEPLRRIAAYAVCADSKGRVLLVRASERSGTPGTWSLPGGAVDHGEDPNHTVVRETAAETGLSVAVSGLADVLADMRALPERGITIHTDRLIYRVAVRGGTLADRVGERPTDLARWYTLDEARELPLRSFTARALGLPASSADVVPDEAPEFPSFYAVPGPDGLHRAQRFAAYAVCTDPAGRVLLTRISDGYPGAGCWHLPGGGTDYGEQPGAALIRELIEETGQAGRLVELLGVASHRDAASLGPEGYPIDWHGVRAFYRVVVDQPNPLTVADVGGSTCEARWFAREELGALPTHHLTEVTAEAVQAAQLT, from the coding sequence GTGACCACCTTGCTGGAGCCGCTCCGCAGGATCGCGGCATACGCAGTTTGTGCTGATTCAAAAGGCCGAGTCTTGCTGGTCCGCGCGTCGGAGCGCTCCGGCACCCCCGGCACGTGGTCCCTGCCCGGCGGGGCGGTCGATCACGGCGAGGACCCGAACCACACGGTGGTCCGCGAAACCGCCGCCGAAACCGGCCTCTCGGTCGCCGTCTCCGGCCTGGCCGACGTGCTCGCCGACATGCGGGCACTGCCGGAGCGCGGCATCACCATCCACACCGACCGGTTGATCTACCGGGTGGCGGTGCGCGGCGGCACGCTGGCCGACCGGGTCGGCGAGCGCCCCACCGACCTGGCCCGCTGGTACACCCTCGACGAGGCGCGCGAGCTGCCCCTGCGCTCGTTCACCGCACGTGCCCTCGGGCTGCCCGCCTCCTCGGCCGACGTGGTGCCCGACGAGGCACCCGAATTTCCCTCGTTCTACGCGGTGCCCGGCCCCGACGGGCTGCACCGCGCGCAGCGATTCGCCGCGTACGCGGTGTGCACCGACCCGGCCGGTCGCGTGCTGCTCACCCGGATCTCCGACGGCTACCCGGGCGCCGGCTGCTGGCACCTGCCCGGCGGCGGCACCGACTACGGCGAGCAGCCCGGCGCCGCGCTGATCCGGGAGCTGATCGAGGAGACCGGCCAGGCCGGTCGCCTCGTCGAGCTGCTCGGGGTGGCCAGTCACCGCGACGCCGCCTCGCTCGGCCCAGAGGGCTACCCGATCGACTGGCACGGGGTCCGCGCCTTCTACCGGGTCGTGGTCGACCAGCCCAACCCGCTGACCGTGGCCGACGTGGGCGGTTCCACCTGCGAAGCCCGCTGGTTCGCCCGCGAGGAGCTGGGCGCTCTCCCCACCCACCACCTCACCGAGGTGACCGCCGAAGCAGTCCAAGCCGCCCAACTCACCTGA
- a CDS encoding PspC domain-containing protein, protein MTSTTAPHAPYRQLRRPTTDRMVAGVASGIGRYFAIDPTLIRVIFAVTGLLTGGLALFAYPIMWFLMPEEPTGAPAWPHTAGVAPQAGPPPTAGPAPGGPEPGYAPTPPYPPTTPSSTPPAA, encoded by the coding sequence ATGACATCCACCACCGCTCCCCACGCCCCGTACCGGCAGCTCCGGCGACCCACCACCGACCGCATGGTGGCGGGGGTCGCCAGCGGCATCGGCCGTTACTTCGCCATCGATCCCACCCTGATCCGGGTGATCTTCGCGGTCACCGGTCTGCTCACCGGCGGGCTCGCGCTGTTCGCGTACCCGATCATGTGGTTCCTCATGCCGGAGGAGCCCACCGGCGCGCCGGCCTGGCCGCACACGGCGGGCGTCGCGCCGCAGGCAGGCCCGCCGCCCACCGCCGGGCCCGCGCCCGGCGGGCCGGAGCCGGGGTACGCCCCGACGCCGCCCTACCCGCCGACGACCCCGTCCAGCACTCCGCCGGCTGCCTGA
- the guaA gene encoding glutamine-hydrolyzing GMP synthase, whose protein sequence is MSLPRPVLVVDFGAQYAQLIARRVREAKVYSEIVPHSMPIAEMLAKNPAAIILSGGPSSVYAPDAPQIDAGLFTADVPVFGICYGFQAMAQALGGTVARTGNREYGGTPLRPRLLDPGVLLRDLPADLPVWMSHGDAVTEAPEGFTVTAESAGAPVAAFEDLAGRRAGVQFHPEVGHTAHGQEMLTRFLYDIAGIEPTWTPENIIDEQVARIRAQVGDKEVICGLSGGVDSAVAAALVHKAVGDQLTCVFVDHGLLRAGEAEQVEKDYVAATGIKLKVVDAADRFLGALAGVTDPEQKRKIIGREFIRVFEAAAREVAAHGDVEFLVQGTLYPDVVESGGGTGTANIKSHHNVGGLPEDLKFALVEPLRTLFKDEVRALGLQLGLPEAMVWRHPFPGPGLAIRIIGAVDQQRLDLLREADLIAREELTAAGLDRGVWQFPVVLLADVRSVGVQGDGRSYGHPVVLRPVSSEDAMTADWSRLPYEIVARISTRITNEVAEVNRVVLDVTSKPPGTIEWE, encoded by the coding sequence ATGAGCCTGCCTCGCCCCGTCCTCGTGGTGGACTTCGGAGCCCAGTACGCCCAGCTCATCGCGCGCCGGGTTCGCGAGGCGAAGGTCTACTCCGAGATCGTGCCGCACTCGATGCCGATCGCCGAGATGCTGGCGAAGAACCCCGCCGCGATCATCCTCTCCGGCGGCCCGTCCAGCGTCTACGCGCCGGACGCGCCGCAGATCGACGCGGGCCTGTTCACGGCCGACGTGCCGGTCTTCGGCATCTGCTACGGCTTCCAGGCGATGGCCCAGGCGCTGGGCGGCACGGTCGCGAGGACCGGTAACCGTGAGTACGGCGGCACGCCGCTGCGCCCCCGCCTCCTCGACCCCGGCGTGCTGCTGCGCGACCTGCCGGCGGACCTGCCGGTCTGGATGAGCCACGGCGACGCCGTCACCGAGGCGCCCGAGGGCTTCACGGTGACCGCCGAGTCGGCGGGCGCGCCGGTGGCGGCATTCGAGGACCTGGCCGGACGCCGGGCCGGCGTGCAGTTCCACCCGGAGGTCGGGCACACCGCGCACGGTCAGGAGATGCTGACCCGCTTCCTCTACGACATCGCCGGCATCGAGCCGACCTGGACGCCCGAGAACATCATCGACGAGCAGGTTGCCCGGATCCGCGCCCAGGTCGGCGACAAGGAGGTCATCTGCGGCCTGTCCGGCGGGGTGGACTCCGCGGTCGCCGCCGCGCTGGTGCACAAGGCGGTCGGTGACCAGCTCACCTGCGTCTTCGTCGACCATGGCCTGCTGCGTGCCGGCGAGGCCGAGCAGGTGGAGAAGGACTACGTGGCCGCCACCGGCATCAAGCTGAAGGTGGTCGACGCGGCCGACCGGTTCCTCGGCGCGCTGGCCGGGGTGACCGACCCGGAGCAGAAGCGCAAGATCATTGGTCGGGAGTTCATCCGGGTCTTCGAGGCAGCGGCCCGCGAGGTCGCCGCACACGGCGACGTGGAGTTCCTGGTCCAGGGCACCCTCTACCCGGACGTGGTCGAGTCCGGCGGCGGCACCGGCACCGCCAACATCAAGAGCCACCACAACGTCGGCGGCCTGCCGGAGGACCTGAAGTTCGCGCTGGTCGAGCCGCTGCGCACGCTCTTCAAGGACGAGGTCCGCGCGCTCGGCCTGCAGCTCGGCCTGCCCGAGGCGATGGTCTGGCGGCACCCGTTCCCGGGCCCCGGCCTGGCCATCCGGATCATCGGCGCGGTCGACCAGCAGCGCCTCGACCTGCTCCGCGAGGCCGACCTGATCGCCCGCGAGGAGTTGACCGCCGCCGGCCTCGACCGGGGCGTGTGGCAGTTCCCGGTGGTGCTGCTCGCCGACGTGCGCAGCGTCGGCGTACAGGGAGACGGGCGCAGCTACGGTCACCCCGTGGTGCTGCGCCCGGTCTCCAGCGAGGACGCGATGACGGCTGACTGGTCACGCCTGCCCTACGAGATCGTTGCCCGGATCTCCACCCGGATCACCAACGAGGTGGCCGAGGTGAACCGCGTGGTGCTGGACGTGACCAGCAAGCCGCCGGGCACCATCGAGTGGGAGTGA
- a CDS encoding FAD-dependent oxidoreductase, whose product MRYDVVVIGSGFGGSVTALRLAEKGYSVAVLEAGRRFADDEFPQTSWRARRFLWAPKLGCYGIQRLTLLRPADRRSGTGVLVLSGAGVGGGSLVYANTLYEPLPAYYADPQWRDITDWRDELARHYDQAKRMLGVTTYPLDTGADRAMRAVAERMGVGHTFHATPVGVHIGRPGQRVADPYFGGAGPERTGCLHCGSCMTGCRHGAKNTLVKNYLWLAERLGVTVRPLTTVTAVRPADGGGYEVHTERTGAWLRKGRQVIHADQVVFAAGALGTQRLLHEMKAGDVLPGLSPRLGELTRTNSEAILGASVPRQRARSEGLDYTEGVAITSSFHPDPQTHVEPVRYGRGSNAMGLLQSLLVDGGPHRMRRWLGSIVRQPGLTARMLSVRGWSERTVIALVMQSVDNSLTTRWRRGAFGRRLVTGPGHGTPSPTWIPAGNTAVRLLADEIGGTPGGSVTEPFDIPITAHILGGAVIGATPADGVIDPWHRVYGHPGLHVVDGAAVSANLGVNPSLTITAQAERAMSFWPNRGEKDPRPPLGDPYRRLAPVPPHHPAVPPNAPGALRP is encoded by the coding sequence ATGCGGTACGACGTGGTCGTCATCGGGTCTGGCTTCGGCGGCAGCGTCACCGCGCTCCGGCTGGCCGAGAAGGGCTACTCGGTCGCCGTGCTGGAAGCTGGCCGGCGCTTCGCCGACGACGAGTTCCCGCAGACCTCCTGGAGGGCCCGCCGGTTCCTCTGGGCACCGAAGCTGGGCTGCTACGGCATTCAGCGGCTCACCCTGCTCCGCCCGGCCGACCGGCGTTCGGGCACCGGGGTGCTGGTGCTCTCCGGCGCCGGGGTGGGCGGCGGCTCCCTGGTCTACGCGAACACCCTCTACGAACCGCTGCCGGCCTACTACGCCGACCCGCAGTGGCGGGACATCACCGACTGGCGGGACGAGCTTGCCCGCCACTACGACCAGGCGAAGCGGATGCTCGGCGTCACCACGTACCCCCTGGACACCGGCGCGGACCGCGCCATGCGGGCGGTGGCCGAGCGGATGGGGGTGGGGCACACCTTCCACGCGACCCCGGTGGGCGTGCACATCGGCCGTCCCGGCCAGCGGGTCGCCGACCCGTACTTCGGTGGTGCCGGCCCGGAGCGCACCGGCTGCCTGCACTGCGGCTCGTGCATGACCGGCTGCCGGCACGGGGCGAAGAACACGCTGGTCAAGAACTACCTCTGGCTCGCGGAACGGCTCGGGGTCACGGTCCGTCCGTTGACCACGGTGACCGCCGTCCGGCCCGCCGACGGCGGCGGGTACGAGGTGCACACCGAGCGCACCGGCGCCTGGCTGCGCAAGGGTCGGCAGGTCATCCACGCCGACCAGGTGGTCTTCGCGGCCGGGGCGCTCGGTACCCAACGGCTGCTGCACGAGATGAAGGCCGGCGACGTGCTACCCGGACTCTCGCCGCGCCTCGGCGAGCTGACCCGCACCAACTCGGAGGCGATCCTGGGCGCCTCGGTGCCGCGCCAACGAGCCCGCTCCGAGGGGTTGGACTACACCGAGGGGGTGGCCATCACCAGCTCGTTCCACCCCGACCCGCAGACCCACGTCGAGCCGGTCCGCTACGGGCGGGGCTCCAACGCGATGGGGCTGCTCCAATCCCTGCTGGTCGACGGCGGCCCGCACCGGATGCGGCGCTGGTTGGGCAGCATCGTGCGGCAGCCGGGGCTGACCGCCCGGATGCTGTCGGTGCGCGGCTGGTCGGAACGGACGGTGATCGCCCTGGTGATGCAGTCGGTGGACAACTCGCTGACCACCCGGTGGCGGCGCGGCGCGTTCGGCCGCAGGCTGGTCACCGGCCCGGGCCACGGCACGCCGAGCCCGACCTGGATCCCGGCCGGCAACACGGCGGTCCGCCTGCTCGCCGACGAGATCGGCGGCACTCCCGGCGGCTCGGTCACCGAACCGTTCGACATCCCGATAACCGCGCACATCCTGGGCGGGGCGGTGATCGGCGCCACCCCGGCCGACGGGGTGATCGACCCCTGGCACCGGGTGTACGGGCACCCGGGGCTGCACGTGGTCGACGGCGCGGCGGTCTCGGCCAACCTGGGCGTGAATCCGTCCTTGACGATCACCGCGCAGGCGGAACGAGCAATGTCCTTCTGGCCCAACAGAGGCGAAAAGGACCCCCGCCCGCCGCTCGGCGACCCGTACCGCCGCCTGGCACCCGTACCCCCGCACCACCCGGCGGTGCCCCCGAACGCCCCGGGCGCGCTGCGTCCCTGA
- a CDS encoding CDP-alcohol phosphatidyltransferase family protein, giving the protein MRRSSTFARQVLLVRVGRRDGDLHATDVAPPERRYADRQRRRYGLDRLSRPTLGVGRAEIEAVMPISPAMPPMAHADEASARSIPLLPGERTLARRMKFGLVNACTIASLMLGMLAIFLAMQGEVRIAALCLIACVGFDGLDGALARRLGVASPFGAQMDSLADMCSFGLAAPVVVYASLAGSVSTAAAAVACALVAACAAIRLARFNVSPKDGRFFCGVPTTMAAAVLAVTVAIGLPVPGAVLVAGVALLAFAMVSSFPYAKLARLVKLPPWLWLAPVVGALVDIRLTFALIVVGYLVSGPVLWLRQRRTA; this is encoded by the coding sequence TTGCGCCGCAGCAGCACGTTCGCCCGCCAGGTGCTGTTGGTCCGGGTCGGTCGTCGTGACGGTGACCTGCACGCGACCGACGTGGCCCCGCCCGAGCGTCGGTACGCCGACCGGCAGCGCCGTCGCTACGGTCTGGACCGGCTCAGCCGACCGACACTGGGCGTCGGCCGGGCAGAGATCGAGGCGGTCATGCCGATCAGCCCGGCGATGCCGCCGATGGCGCATGCCGACGAGGCTTCGGCGCGATCGATTCCGCTGCTCCCCGGCGAGCGCACCCTCGCCCGCCGGATGAAGTTCGGCCTGGTCAACGCCTGCACGATCGCCAGCCTGATGCTCGGCATGCTGGCCATCTTCCTGGCCATGCAGGGCGAGGTGCGGATCGCCGCGCTCTGCCTGATCGCCTGCGTCGGCTTCGACGGTCTGGACGGCGCACTGGCCCGCCGGCTCGGCGTGGCCAGCCCGTTCGGCGCGCAGATGGATTCGCTGGCCGACATGTGCTCGTTCGGCCTCGCCGCGCCGGTCGTGGTCTACGCCTCGCTCGCTGGCTCCGTGTCCACGGCCGCCGCGGCGGTGGCGTGCGCCCTGGTCGCGGCGTGTGCCGCGATTCGACTGGCCCGCTTCAACGTCTCGCCGAAGGACGGCCGCTTCTTCTGCGGTGTGCCCACCACCATGGCGGCTGCGGTGCTCGCCGTGACCGTGGCGATCGGCCTGCCCGTGCCCGGCGCCGTGCTGGTCGCCGGGGTCGCGCTGCTCGCCTTCGCGATGGTCTCGAGCTTCCCGTACGCCAAGCTCGCCCGTCTGGTGAAGCTGCCGCCGTGGCTCTGGTTGGCCCCGGTGGTCGGCGCGCTGGTCGACATCCGGCTCACGTTCGCCCTGATCGTGGTGGGCTACCTGGTCAGTGGGCCGGTGCTCTGGCTGCGGCAGCGTCGTACCGCCTGA
- a CDS encoding NUDIX domain-containing protein yields MELVRRVGAYGILWDSGRVLVVRDGVEGEFPGIWRLPGGAVAHAEHPERAVVREIAGQTGLTVTVGPLRAVLADVTTCPEDDVALHTDRLLFELSAREGAMRDGASGDGAMREGASGDGAPGDGGGGSGGQARWLTLPEAARLPLAPFSAEALGLPVTPLPPGTHRSREPFAPADPDRRLRFGAYGLVTDPAGRILLTQIAAGYPGAGQWHLPGGGTDHGEQPTSGLLRELVEEGGQLGRVVELLGVDNLHNPAAFGPEGRPLDWHGVRVIYRVLVDVPTDAVVTESAGGSTARAGWFTRAQAVDLPLSDIAALAIGQSGR; encoded by the coding sequence ATGGAGCTTGTGCGGCGCGTCGGGGCTTATGGGATCTTGTGGGATTCGGGCCGGGTCCTGGTGGTCCGGGACGGGGTTGAGGGTGAGTTCCCGGGGATTTGGCGGCTGCCAGGTGGTGCGGTCGCGCACGCCGAGCACCCGGAGCGCGCCGTGGTCCGGGAGATCGCCGGGCAGACCGGGCTGACTGTGACCGTCGGTCCGCTCCGGGCAGTGCTAGCCGACGTGACCACCTGTCCGGAGGACGACGTCGCGCTGCACACCGACCGGCTGCTGTTCGAGCTCAGCGCGCGCGAAGGCGCAATGCGCGACGGCGCGTCGGGTGACGGCGCGATGCGCGAAGGCGCATCGGGTGACGGCGCGCCGGGTGACGGCGGGGGTGGCTCGGGGGGCCAGGCTCGATGGCTCACCCTGCCCGAGGCGGCGCGGTTGCCGTTGGCGCCGTTCAGCGCGGAGGCGCTCGGACTGCCGGTCACCCCGCTGCCGCCCGGAACGCACCGGTCGCGTGAGCCGTTCGCTCCGGCGGATCCCGATCGCAGGCTGCGCTTCGGGGCGTACGGGCTGGTCACCGACCCGGCCGGGCGGATCCTGCTCACGCAGATCGCGGCTGGCTATCCCGGTGCTGGGCAGTGGCATCTACCCGGCGGTGGCACCGATCACGGCGAGCAGCCGACATCTGGGTTGCTCCGAGAGTTGGTCGAGGAGGGTGGTCAACTGGGCCGGGTGGTGGAGCTTCTCGGGGTGGACAATCTGCACAATCCCGCCGCGTTCGGCCCGGAGGGTCGACCGTTGGACTGGCATGGCGTACGGGTGATCTATCGGGTGCTGGTGGACGTACCTACTGATGCGGTGGTCACCGAATCCGCCGGAGGTTCGACGGCGCGGGCCGGCTGGTTCACCCGTGCCCAAGCTGTTGACCTGCCGTTGAGCGACATCGCTGCCTTGGCAATCGGACAGAGTGGCAGATAG